A stretch of the Tannerella serpentiformis genome encodes the following:
- the rbfA gene encoding 30S ribosome-binding factor RbfA — protein sequence MEGTRLNKIGRLLQKELGDLFLRQTKALPGTLVSVSAVRVSPDLSVAKVYLSIFPTEKADELMGAIETNKKTIRYDLGQRVRLQLRRIPELIFYRDDSLDYVENIDQLLNK from the coding sequence ATGGAAGGAACCCGATTGAATAAGATAGGAAGACTGCTACAGAAAGAGTTAGGCGACCTCTTCCTCCGACAGACCAAAGCGCTGCCTGGGACACTCGTCTCGGTGAGTGCCGTGCGCGTCAGTCCGGATTTGAGTGTGGCCAAGGTCTACCTCAGTATTTTCCCCACCGAAAAGGCGGACGAGCTGATGGGCGCTATCGAAACCAACAAGAAGACCATTCGATACGACCTCGGCCAACGCGTTCGCCTCCAGCTCAGGAGAATACCCGAGCTGATCTTCTATCGCGACGACTCGTTGGACTATGTCGAAAACATCGACCAACTGTTGAACAAATAG
- a CDS encoding metal ABC transporter ATP-binding protein: protein MLLVQINHVTAGYDSQKDVLIDVSLQIAERDFLCIVGPNGGGKTTLLRVLLGLLKPRIGAVNFYRDGQPIPKLPVGYLPQVNAIDRRFPISVAEVVASGFLAETRGRRCSAEQRQRVEAVIDRMGLNNLARRPIGELSGGELQRTMLGRAIVAHPRLLVLDEPNTYMDRRFGDTLGDLLSEINREAAVVLVSHDPGALRPLIKNMAFVRRQLRYVPGNDLSAVSLDSEESESMD, encoded by the coding sequence ATGCTTCTCGTTCAAATAAACCATGTAACGGCCGGTTACGACTCCCAAAAAGACGTGCTAATCGATGTCTCTCTCCAGATTGCAGAGCGCGACTTCCTCTGCATCGTAGGCCCCAACGGCGGCGGCAAAACAACCCTCCTGCGCGTCCTGCTCGGGCTGCTCAAGCCACGCATCGGCGCCGTGAATTTCTATCGCGACGGCCAACCCATTCCCAAACTCCCCGTGGGCTACCTGCCTCAGGTCAACGCTATCGATCGCCGATTCCCGATCTCAGTCGCCGAGGTCGTCGCCTCCGGATTCCTAGCCGAGACACGTGGGCGGCGCTGTTCGGCCGAGCAACGCCAACGCGTGGAGGCAGTCATCGACCGTATGGGACTCAACAACTTAGCCCGCCGACCTATCGGCGAGCTCTCCGGCGGCGAACTCCAACGCACGATGCTTGGGCGCGCCATCGTGGCCCACCCGCGCTTGCTCGTTTTAGATGAGCCGAACACGTATATGGACCGTCGCTTTGGCGATACGTTAGGCGACCTGCTGTCGGAGATCAATCGCGAGGCGGCTGTCGTACTCGTCTCGCACGACCCCGGCGCCCTCCGGCCACTGATCAAAAACATGGCCTTTGTACGTCGCCAACTCCGCTACGTTCCGGGAAACGACCTCTCCGCCGTTAGCCTCGACAGCGAAGAATCTGAATCTATGGATTAG
- the recG gene encoding ATP-dependent DNA helicase RecG, with product MMSLDEQNIMYLPGVGPRRAEILKKEIDVTTYDDLLHYFPYRYVDRSRIYTVSELEHIVSGHSDRVPFVQLRGRITGYQASEEGRAKRLVARFADSTGAVDLVWFHGQKFILDKYPPGREYLIFGQPKEYMHEFSFIHPEIDPADRAARVSGGLVPMYHTTELMKRATLHSRAIRDLIYTLLNTVSGGLPETLPAWILEERALAPLTESMRQIHFPESAEKLRAAQHRLKFEELFYIQLNILRTATLRRNKLQGIPCPRVGKAFNAFYANRLPFALTGAQKRVVHEIHDDMRSGRQMNRLLQGDVGSGKTLVALMAMLLAVDNGCQACLMAPTEILAGQHFATLQELLGDIGVRVELLTGSTTKRRRSALLLAVASGEVDILIGTHALIEDAVVFHRLGLSVIDEQHRFGVEQRSKLWVKSTYVPHVLIMTATPIPRTLAMTVYGDLDVSVIDELPPGRKPVKTVHRYDAKKAELYTFLRTEIGRGRQVYVVYPLIEENETMDYKALEQGYETFCEVFPECTVCMVHGKMKAKEKEAEMQKFIRGEAQILVATTVIEVGVNVPNASVMVIESAERFGLSQLHQLRGRVGRGAEQSYCILVTGYKLSEVTRKRLGIIVSTSDGFRIAEEDLKLRGAGDMEGTQQSGDGLSLRIADLAQDGGILRTARDVASRILDADPNLSSPENVLLNARLNALFRRRMNWGLIS from the coding sequence ATTATGAGCTTAGACGAACAAAACATCATGTATCTTCCCGGCGTCGGGCCGCGGCGCGCCGAGATCCTCAAAAAGGAGATCGACGTGACAACCTACGACGACCTGCTCCATTATTTCCCTTATCGGTATGTGGATCGCAGTCGCATCTACACCGTGAGCGAGCTCGAGCATATCGTGTCCGGACACAGCGACCGGGTGCCCTTCGTACAGCTTCGGGGGCGCATCACGGGTTACCAAGCCTCCGAGGAGGGGCGAGCGAAGCGACTCGTGGCCCGCTTTGCTGACAGTACCGGCGCGGTGGATCTGGTTTGGTTCCACGGCCAAAAATTTATCCTCGATAAGTATCCGCCAGGGCGGGAGTATCTCATTTTTGGTCAGCCGAAGGAGTACATGCATGAGTTCTCATTCATCCATCCCGAGATCGACCCGGCCGACCGTGCCGCGCGGGTCTCCGGCGGCCTCGTTCCGATGTACCACACCACCGAGCTTATGAAACGTGCCACGCTTCACTCGCGTGCGATCCGTGATCTCATCTACACGCTCTTGAACACAGTCAGTGGGGGCCTGCCCGAGACGCTCCCGGCGTGGATCCTTGAGGAGCGCGCGCTGGCACCGCTCACTGAGTCTATGCGGCAGATCCACTTCCCCGAATCAGCCGAAAAGCTCCGAGCGGCACAGCACAGGCTCAAATTTGAAGAGCTTTTTTACATCCAGCTCAATATCCTGCGCACGGCGACTCTCCGCCGCAACAAGTTGCAGGGAATCCCTTGCCCACGCGTAGGCAAAGCCTTCAATGCGTTCTATGCCAACCGCCTACCCTTTGCCTTAACCGGCGCGCAAAAGCGGGTCGTGCACGAGATCCACGACGACATGAGGAGCGGAAGGCAGATGAATCGCCTGCTCCAAGGCGACGTGGGTAGCGGGAAGACGCTCGTTGCCCTCATGGCTATGCTCCTGGCCGTGGACAACGGTTGCCAGGCCTGCCTCATGGCGCCCACGGAAATTTTGGCGGGGCAGCATTTTGCCACTTTGCAAGAATTGCTCGGCGACATAGGCGTGCGGGTGGAGCTTCTCACCGGCTCGACGACGAAGCGACGGCGATCGGCGCTGCTTCTGGCCGTGGCCTCAGGCGAGGTGGACATCCTCATCGGCACTCACGCACTCATCGAGGATGCCGTAGTCTTCCACCGGCTTGGTCTCTCCGTCATCGACGAGCAGCATCGTTTTGGCGTCGAGCAACGTTCCAAGCTCTGGGTGAAGAGTACCTACGTGCCGCACGTACTCATCATGACCGCGACGCCCATACCGCGCACCCTGGCCATGACCGTCTACGGCGATCTCGACGTGTCCGTCATCGACGAGCTACCGCCCGGCCGCAAGCCTGTCAAGACCGTCCACCGCTACGACGCCAAAAAGGCCGAGCTGTACACCTTCCTCCGCACCGAGATTGGTCGCGGGCGTCAGGTTTACGTGGTCTACCCCCTGATCGAGGAAAACGAAACAATGGATTACAAGGCCCTCGAGCAGGGCTACGAAACTTTTTGCGAGGTTTTCCCGGAGTGCACCGTCTGCATGGTGCACGGGAAGATGAAAGCGAAAGAGAAGGAGGCCGAGATGCAAAAATTTATCCGCGGAGAGGCGCAGATCCTCGTCGCCACAACCGTCATCGAGGTAGGCGTGAATGTACCGAACGCATCTGTCATGGTCATCGAGAGTGCGGAACGGTTTGGGCTATCGCAACTCCATCAGCTCCGGGGACGCGTAGGCCGGGGTGCCGAACAGTCGTATTGCATCCTGGTGACGGGTTACAAACTGAGCGAGGTTACGCGTAAACGGCTCGGAATCATTGTCTCCACGTCCGATGGTTTCCGCATCGCCGAGGAAGACCTGAAGCTCCGCGGCGCGGGTGATATGGAGGGCACGCAGCAGAGTGGCGACGGCCTATCGCTTCGCATCGCCGATCTGGCTCAGGATGGCGGCATCCTCCGCACAGCCCGCGACGTCGCGTCTCGCATTCTCGACGCCGACCCGAATCTCTCCTCGCCCGAGAACGTCCTACTCAACGCCCGCCTGAATGCCCTCTTTCGTCGGCGCATGAATTGGGGCCTCATCTCCTAA
- the ybaK gene encoding Cys-tRNA(Pro) deacylase: MKTEKKTNAARLLDKAGVIYETVPYEVDENDLAATHVAEQLHEDIAQVFKTLVLRGDRNGLFVCVIPGDAEVDLKKAARVSGNKHVSMLPMKELLPATGYIRGGCSPIGMKKPLPTYIHESCTHHPHIYVSAGRRGLQLKLSPTDLATFVGATLADLVEDR; this comes from the coding sequence ATGAAAACTGAGAAGAAGACAAATGCCGCCAGACTATTGGACAAGGCGGGCGTGATCTATGAGACAGTCCCTTACGAGGTGGACGAGAACGATTTGGCGGCGACACATGTGGCCGAGCAGTTGCATGAGGACATCGCACAAGTTTTCAAGACGCTCGTCCTCCGTGGCGACCGAAACGGACTCTTTGTCTGTGTCATCCCTGGCGATGCCGAGGTAGACTTGAAAAAGGCGGCACGCGTGTCGGGCAATAAGCACGTATCCATGCTACCAATGAAAGAGTTGCTCCCCGCCACAGGTTATATCCGCGGCGGTTGCTCGCCCATCGGCATGAAGAAACCCCTCCCGACCTACATTCACGAGTCCTGTACCCACCACCCACACATCTACGTCAGTGCGGGCCGTCGCGGCCTTCAACTCAAGCTCTCCCCCACCGATCTCGCGACCTTCGTCGGCGCCACCCTGGCCGATCTCGTCGAGGATCGGTAA
- a CDS encoding RagB/SusD family nutrient uptake outer membrane protein translates to MKRISIKNIALFAATTLLLNACSGDWLDLEPSDGIGTENALTDLGKLNAARIGMYDGLQGDGTYNQYYAARMLYYGDVRGDDMQARVSGKRTAPMYEMRYTATNADDIWFTPYRVLRRANNIIAAVEGSVVKPKVESEQANIDRIYSEALVVRALIHFDLVRVYGYPYTMDGGASLGVPIVLKPLATSALPQRNTVKEVYEQVVKDLRKAIDDNKLNKTMTNGYINHWTAKALLARVYLYMGDNANARKEAVEVIDNSPYKLWTNEEYAANVWDKTSGAHNKEMIFELLNTSTDDYTDREGIAYLYNEYGYNDAIATKSFCELLQADPNDVRLTAMMETRDPDRKQMYGTDKVWINKFPENSQGEMRLNNVPLLRLSETYLIAAEASAKLNDKAAAAKYLNAIVQRANPKATPVSEADATVDRILIERRKELVGEGHRFFDAMRNNQTIVRYTDEAKKGYHYTLTTPDSRKFDRTYFRIVLPIPRGETNVNRKIQQNPGY, encoded by the coding sequence ATGAAAAGGATTTCGATAAAGAATATCGCCCTCTTTGCAGCCACCACACTGTTGTTGAACGCTTGCTCGGGCGACTGGCTCGATCTGGAGCCATCGGATGGTATCGGTACCGAGAATGCCCTGACGGATTTAGGGAAACTGAATGCCGCGCGGATCGGTATGTACGATGGGTTGCAGGGTGACGGTACATATAATCAGTATTATGCTGCTCGTATGCTCTACTACGGTGATGTGCGTGGCGACGATATGCAGGCACGTGTCTCGGGTAAGCGTACAGCTCCTATGTATGAGATGCGTTACACGGCTACCAATGCGGATGACATCTGGTTCACGCCTTACCGTGTCCTTCGGCGTGCCAACAACATCATTGCTGCTGTGGAAGGCAGTGTGGTGAAGCCCAAAGTGGAGAGTGAACAAGCTAACATTGATAGGATCTATAGCGAAGCTCTCGTGGTGCGTGCCCTCATCCACTTCGATTTGGTCCGCGTCTACGGCTATCCTTATACGATGGATGGCGGTGCCAGCCTCGGTGTACCTATCGTTTTGAAGCCCCTGGCAACAAGTGCCCTGCCACAGAGAAACACCGTGAAGGAAGTCTATGAGCAAGTGGTCAAAGATCTACGCAAGGCTATCGATGACAACAAGCTCAACAAGACGATGACGAACGGTTACATCAATCATTGGACAGCCAAGGCCCTCTTGGCGAGGGTATATCTCTATATGGGCGACAATGCGAATGCACGCAAAGAAGCCGTGGAGGTAATCGACAACTCGCCGTATAAACTCTGGACGAACGAAGAGTATGCTGCTAACGTGTGGGACAAAACCTCGGGTGCGCATAACAAGGAAATGATCTTCGAGTTGCTCAACACCAGCACGGACGACTATACCGACCGCGAGGGCATTGCCTACCTGTACAACGAGTATGGATACAACGACGCTATCGCCACAAAATCATTCTGTGAGTTGCTACAGGCCGATCCTAACGATGTGCGCCTGACGGCTATGATGGAGACACGTGACCCGGATCGTAAGCAGATGTATGGAACGGATAAGGTCTGGATCAATAAGTTTCCAGAGAATAGTCAGGGAGAAATGCGTCTGAATAACGTCCCCCTACTCCGTCTTTCGGAGACTTATCTGATTGCTGCCGAGGCTTCAGCCAAGCTGAATGATAAGGCGGCGGCCGCAAAGTATCTGAACGCCATCGTACAGCGTGCAAACCCGAAGGCTACGCCTGTGTCAGAGGCTGATGCGACGGTAGATAGGATCCTTATCGAGCGTCGTAAGGAGCTGGTTGGCGAGGGCCATCGTTTCTTCGATGCCATGCGTAACAATCAGACGATTGTACGCTATACAGACGAAGCGAAAAAGGGCTATCACTACACGCTGACCACCCCGGATTCTCGCAAATTTGATCGGACTTACTTCCGCATTGTCCTTCCCATTCCCAGAGGTGAGACGAATGTGAATCGGAAGATCCAGCAGAACCCCGGCTATTGA
- a CDS encoding SusC/RagA family TonB-linked outer membrane protein encodes MKRKLFMLMALFLIGIGVAMAQTQVQGTIVDEQGEPVIGASVLVKGTTTGTVTNIDGEFALSAPSNGTLVISYVGMQTMEVAVSPRIRVILRSDAELLDEVVVTGYGTFKKSSFTGSAATVSTDKLKDVPVTSVSDKLAGNVAGVQINSMSGQPGATESIRIRGMGSINAGNNPLYVIDGVPVLSGDMSGFNYADAGTSILSTLNSSDIENITVIKDAAAASLYGSRAANGVVVITTKKGKAGKTVFSVKANWGFSNMAVDYRPTLDGDARRELLHLGLVNYAKYTEGKSDAEAKAYADENIDIYAPKPWSGWTDWRKILIRNGQYQNYDVSAQGGNEKTKFYSSISYAKQEGIYENSGFDRITGSVNVSHQASDKLTLDVSSLFSYSDQSSVSEGYSYSSPIMAMASMVSPSSYPYNKDGTLGRYFPAIGDDWANPLRAIKYTSNKNKLTRTFNTLSGTYTITKGLKLKEVLSYDFTQNASIAWWGPQSNDGRTANGVFQKYMINTSKFNSQTQLTYDRSFDRVHNLSFLLGYETEAYKNENVYGTGSNYAAMDDPKPEIQNAAITKSSSSISEYRMLSYLGRADYNYDSKYYVSASYRRDGSSRLAKANRWGDFWSLSGSWRLTNEPFMESIREKVTDTKIRASYGVNGTQPWRYYDFMPVYSFGYNYDNQVGTSESTPGNANLKWEKNYAFNAGIDLTFLNRFTLTVEWYTRKTQDLLLERPISGTIGFVDEYNHANELVNVGAMRNSGIELELRSTNVQKKDFTWNTTLTLAHNQNKILQLNKDQDEIISYESIHRVGQPYNSFYAYEYAGVDPQTGKELYYKNTNDEHARETTTDETKANRTIIGSADPKVTGGLTNTLTWKFIDLNFTFTYSFGGKVYDGVSWLHSNGGIDLFYGAVPSHYKKEDMWRNPGDNAKLPMFANGNVDVPSSRWLLPSDHVRLKNLTLGFTLPTKLSKKVGFDRIRAYMSGNNLLTFKSKKLYVDPENTASGFVYFRAPAMRTVTFGVELGF; translated from the coding sequence ATGAAAAGGAAGTTATTTATGCTGATGGCTCTATTCCTGATCGGAATAGGAGTTGCGATGGCTCAGACACAGGTGCAAGGCACTATCGTGGATGAGCAGGGAGAACCCGTGATCGGCGCTTCTGTGCTGGTGAAAGGCACCACCACAGGGACGGTGACAAACATCGATGGAGAGTTTGCACTGTCGGCACCGTCCAACGGAACGTTGGTGATCTCGTATGTGGGCATGCAGACGATGGAAGTCGCTGTCAGTCCGCGTATCCGAGTGATCCTGAGATCAGACGCCGAACTGCTGGACGAAGTCGTCGTCACCGGCTACGGTACGTTTAAGAAGAGCTCCTTCACGGGCTCGGCAGCGACGGTGAGCACGGACAAGCTGAAGGACGTGCCCGTGACGAGCGTGTCGGACAAGCTGGCCGGTAATGTAGCCGGTGTGCAGATCAATTCCATGTCCGGTCAGCCCGGTGCCACGGAGAGCATACGCATTCGCGGTATGGGCTCTATCAATGCAGGCAACAATCCGCTCTATGTTATCGATGGTGTACCGGTACTCTCAGGAGACATGTCTGGTTTCAATTATGCCGACGCCGGAACGAGCATCCTCTCCACGCTGAACAGCAGCGATATTGAGAATATCACTGTAATCAAGGATGCTGCCGCCGCTTCGCTATACGGATCGCGCGCTGCCAACGGTGTGGTTGTGATTACCACGAAGAAGGGTAAGGCTGGCAAGACTGTTTTCAGCGTAAAAGCTAACTGGGGTTTCTCTAACATGGCCGTGGATTATCGCCCAACATTGGACGGCGATGCACGTCGTGAATTGCTGCACCTCGGTCTGGTGAACTATGCCAAGTATACTGAAGGCAAATCGGACGCTGAGGCCAAAGCTTATGCAGATGAAAACATCGATATATATGCTCCGAAACCTTGGTCAGGTTGGACAGACTGGCGCAAGATCTTGATTCGTAACGGCCAGTACCAGAACTATGACGTCAGCGCACAGGGTGGTAACGAAAAGACGAAGTTTTATAGCTCCATTTCCTATGCTAAGCAGGAAGGCATCTATGAGAACTCCGGATTTGATCGCATCACGGGTAGCGTGAATGTATCGCATCAGGCCAGTGACAAGCTGACGCTCGATGTTAGCTCACTCTTTTCCTATAGCGATCAGAGCTCCGTCAGTGAGGGCTACAGCTACTCCAGTCCGATTATGGCTATGGCCTCGATGGTATCTCCGTCGTCATATCCTTACAATAAGGACGGAACGTTGGGCCGTTATTTTCCTGCTATCGGTGATGATTGGGCCAATCCGCTTCGCGCTATTAAATACACCTCGAATAAGAATAAACTGACTCGTACCTTCAACACCCTCTCCGGTACATATACCATCACCAAGGGGCTAAAGCTGAAGGAAGTCCTCAGCTACGACTTCACGCAGAATGCCAGCATCGCATGGTGGGGGCCGCAATCCAATGATGGACGTACGGCCAACGGTGTGTTCCAGAAATACATGATCAACACCTCTAAATTCAACTCGCAGACACAGCTGACTTACGATCGCTCGTTCGACCGGGTACATAACCTGAGTTTCCTGCTCGGTTATGAGACGGAGGCGTACAAAAATGAGAATGTCTATGGCACTGGTAGTAACTACGCTGCGATGGACGACCCGAAGCCGGAGATTCAGAATGCAGCTATCACCAAATCTTCCAGTTCCATCAGCGAGTACCGCATGCTGTCCTATCTCGGTCGTGCGGATTACAACTATGATTCCAAGTATTATGTGAGCGCGAGCTATCGCCGCGATGGTTCTTCACGTCTGGCTAAGGCTAACCGTTGGGGTGACTTCTGGTCGCTCTCTGGATCATGGCGCCTGACAAACGAACCTTTCATGGAGTCGATCCGTGAGAAGGTGACGGATACAAAAATCCGAGCCTCGTATGGTGTGAATGGTACGCAGCCGTGGCGCTACTACGACTTCATGCCGGTTTATAGCTTCGGTTATAATTATGACAATCAAGTGGGAACAAGCGAATCGACGCCGGGTAATGCAAACCTGAAATGGGAAAAGAACTATGCCTTCAACGCTGGTATTGATCTTACGTTTCTCAATCGCTTCACCCTAACCGTAGAGTGGTACACCCGCAAGACGCAGGACTTGCTTCTCGAACGCCCCATTTCTGGAACTATCGGTTTTGTGGATGAATACAACCATGCCAACGAGCTCGTGAATGTCGGTGCTATGCGAAACAGTGGTATCGAATTAGAGTTGCGTTCGACTAACGTGCAGAAGAAGGACTTTACATGGAATACGACACTGACTTTGGCTCACAATCAGAATAAGATCTTACAGCTAAATAAGGATCAAGATGAGATCATAAGTTATGAGTCTATTCATCGTGTAGGTCAGCCCTATAATTCATTCTATGCCTACGAATACGCCGGCGTAGATCCGCAGACAGGTAAGGAGTTGTACTATAAAAACACCAACGACGAGCATGCTCGTGAGACAACTACGGACGAAACGAAAGCGAATAGAACGATCATTGGCAGTGCCGATCCGAAAGTAACTGGTGGTTTGACCAATACGCTGACTTGGAAGTTCATCGACTTGAACTTTACCTTCACCTACTCCTTTGGCGGCAAGGTGTACGACGGTGTAAGCTGGCTCCACTCTAACGGTGGTATCGATCTGTTTTATGGTGCAGTTCCGTCGCATTATAAGAAGGAAGATATGTGGCGCAACCCGGGAGATAATGCCAAGTTGCCGATGTTCGCCAATGGCAATGTGGATGTTCCCTCTTCGCGCTGGTTACTTCCGTCTGATCATGTGCGCTTAAAGAATCTCACCTTAGGATTCACCCTGCCGACTAAACTATCCAAAAAGGTGGGCTTCGACAGAATCCGCGCTTACATGTCAGGCAATAACCTGCTTACGTTCAAATCGAAGAAACTCTATGTGGATCCGGAGAATACAGCCAGTGGCTTTGTCTACTTCAGGGCGCCTGCCATGCGCACAGTAACTTTCGGTGTGGAATTAGGTTTTTAA
- a CDS encoding pyridoxal phosphate-dependent aminotransferase, producing the protein MPEISRLGIKMPESPIRKLAPLANEAKARGIKVYHLNIGQPDIPTPEVGLEALRRIDQKVLSYCPSDGLPSLRQKMAEYYGRFAIEVTPDEIFITTGASEALTLVFLACLDPGDEILIPEPAYANYMSMAMSCGAVVKTVLSSIDNGFALPPIEAFEEAITPRTKAVLLCNPNNPTGYVYTREELGHIRDLVRRHDLFLFSDEVYREFRYTDAPYVSSFHLEGIEPNVVMFDSMSKRYSECGIRVGAIVTRNARVRKSVMKWAQARLSPPLLGQIVAEASIDAPESYLKGVYEEYIQRRDFLVKRINEIPGCYSPLPMGAFYTVAKLPVDDADKFCAWCLRDFSYEGQTVMMAPASGFYVTPGYGRNEVRIAYVLERDELARALDVLEAALTTYRDRWNKR; encoded by the coding sequence ATGCCTGAGATCTCACGATTGGGTATCAAGATGCCCGAATCGCCGATACGGAAGCTGGCGCCGTTGGCCAACGAAGCAAAAGCCAGAGGAATCAAAGTGTATCACCTAAATATCGGCCAGCCCGACATCCCGACGCCCGAGGTTGGCCTCGAGGCGCTGCGGCGGATCGACCAAAAGGTGCTTAGTTACTGTCCGAGCGATGGGCTGCCCAGCCTGCGCCAAAAGATGGCGGAGTACTACGGACGGTTTGCGATCGAGGTCACGCCGGACGAGATTTTCATCACCACCGGCGCCTCCGAAGCCCTTACGCTGGTCTTCCTGGCTTGCCTCGACCCGGGTGACGAAATTCTGATCCCGGAGCCGGCTTATGCCAACTATATGTCGATGGCCATGTCGTGCGGTGCGGTGGTCAAGACGGTGCTCTCGTCCATCGACAACGGCTTTGCACTGCCCCCCATCGAAGCGTTTGAAGAGGCCATCACGCCGCGCACGAAGGCCGTCCTGCTCTGCAACCCGAACAACCCCACGGGCTATGTCTACACGCGGGAGGAGCTGGGGCACATCCGCGACTTGGTGCGCCGCCACGACCTCTTCCTCTTTTCGGACGAGGTCTACCGCGAGTTTCGCTACACGGACGCGCCCTATGTCTCGTCGTTCCACCTCGAAGGCATCGAGCCGAATGTGGTCATGTTCGACTCCATGTCGAAGCGTTACAGCGAGTGCGGTATCCGCGTCGGAGCGATCGTGACGAGGAACGCGCGGGTGCGTAAAAGCGTGATGAAATGGGCGCAGGCACGCCTCAGTCCGCCGCTTTTGGGGCAAATCGTGGCCGAGGCGTCGATCGACGCACCGGAGTCGTATCTCAAGGGCGTTTATGAGGAGTACATCCAGCGACGCGACTTTCTGGTCAAGCGGATCAACGAGATTCCGGGTTGCTATTCGCCACTGCCGATGGGCGCGTTTTATACGGTGGCCAAGTTGCCGGTGGACGACGCCGACAAGTTCTGCGCCTGGTGCCTCCGCGACTTCTCGTACGAAGGGCAGACGGTGATGATGGCGCCTGCGTCAGGCTTTTATGTCACCCCGGGTTACGGGCGCAATGAGGTGCGCATCGCTTATGTGTTGGAACGAGACGAGCTGGCGCGTGCGCTCGACGTCTTGGAGGCCGCGCTTACGACCTATCGTGACAGATGGAACAAGCGTTGA
- a CDS encoding ABC transporter permease, whose product MNVELFIARRIHFGGKADQGKTRITPPAVRIAVAGIAIGLAVMILTVAIVVGFKQEVRDKVIGFGSHIQITNFDSNSSYETAPIHVSDSLLDMLRQTHGVRHVEAFATKPGLLKTDTDFQGIVLKGIGSDYDWGFFRKHLVEGRPFSVTPGRMTTDVLISRHLADLLRLRCGDSFLAYFVQDDIKARKFRISGIYDTGFSDYDHLFVLADIEQIRTLNDWPSDAVSGLELLVDDYDRLDETAERVDTLLLNRRDNAGNTYFVRSIRELNPIIFNWLDLLDLNVAVILALMMAVSGFTMISGLLIIILERTNMIGILKAVGQPDRSLRRVFLYISSFLIGRGMLWGNVIGLALCWVQWQFRLLTLDPSIYYLDAVPIRLSIWSWLLINVGTLTVSLLMMLAPSYLITKINPARTIRFE is encoded by the coding sequence ATGAACGTTGAGCTGTTTATCGCCCGACGCATCCACTTCGGTGGCAAAGCCGACCAAGGGAAGACGCGCATCACACCGCCAGCGGTGCGCATCGCTGTGGCCGGCATTGCCATCGGCTTGGCTGTCATGATCCTCACCGTGGCCATCGTGGTGGGCTTCAAGCAGGAGGTGCGTGACAAGGTGATCGGCTTCGGGTCACACATCCAGATCACCAATTTCGACAGCAATTCATCTTACGAGACGGCCCCGATCCACGTGAGCGACAGTCTGCTGGACATGCTCCGCCAGACGCATGGTGTGCGACACGTCGAGGCCTTCGCCACCAAGCCGGGGCTACTCAAAACCGACACCGATTTCCAAGGCATCGTCCTGAAGGGCATTGGTTCGGATTACGATTGGGGTTTCTTCCGCAAGCACCTCGTGGAGGGCCGCCCCTTTAGCGTCACTCCTGGACGGATGACGACCGATGTGCTCATCTCGCGCCACCTGGCCGACCTGCTCCGCCTACGTTGCGGCGACTCCTTCCTTGCCTACTTCGTGCAGGACGATATCAAGGCCCGCAAGTTTCGCATCAGTGGCATCTACGATACGGGCTTTTCGGACTACGACCACCTCTTCGTCCTTGCCGACATCGAACAGATTCGCACCCTGAACGACTGGCCCTCCGACGCGGTCAGTGGATTGGAGCTACTCGTCGACGACTACGATCGTCTCGACGAGACCGCCGAACGTGTCGACACCCTCCTCCTCAACCGTCGAGATAACGCAGGCAACACCTACTTCGTCCGCTCCATCCGCGAGCTGAACCCGATCATCTTCAATTGGCTCGACCTACTCGATCTGAACGTAGCCGTGATCCTCGCACTTATGATGGCCGTTTCGGGGTTCACCATGATCTCCGGCCTACTGATCATCATCCTCGAGCGCACAAACATGATTGGCATCCTCAAAGCCGTCGGCCAACCGGATCGTAGCCTACGGCGTGTCTTCCTTTATATCTCCAGCTTCTTGATCGGCCGCGGCATGCTCTGGGGTAACGTCATCGGACTCGCCTTGTGCTGGGTACAGTGGCAATTTCGCCTGCTCACCCTCGATCCTTCGATCTACTATCTCGACGCCGTACCCATCCGTCTCAGCATCTGGTCATGGCTACTTATCAACGTCGGTACGCTCACCGTTTCGTTGCTGATGATGTTGGCACCTTCATACCTAATCACCAAAATCAATCCCGCCCGCACCATCCGCTTCGAGTAG